GGTCGTGAGCTTAACGGTGTTCACTTTGCGATGGAGTTCCTAGCGCAAAACAACCGTCGTGCTAACGACATGGATTTAAAAACCAAAGAAATCCATGCAAAAGATAAGCATGTTGTGGTTATTGGTGGCGGTGATACGGGCTCTGACTGTGTTGGTACATCAAACCGTCACGGCGCAGCAAGCATTACTCAAGTAGAGATCATGCCTGTTCCACCAGAGAAGCGTCCTGCAAATCAGCCATGGCCTTCATACCCAATGATCATGAAGACATCGACATCACATGAAGAAGGCTGTGATCGTTACTGGAATATCTTAACGAAAGAGTTCATCTCTGATGATAAGGGTAACGTGAAAGGCTTACGTATTGCCGATATCGTATGGCAAGATGCCAAACCAGGTGAGCGTCCTGAGTTTAAAGAAGTGGAAGGATCTGAGCGTGTTATCGCTTGTGATTTAGCTTTCTTGGCTATGGGCTTCTTACACCCCGAGCCAACAGGCGTGCTTGCTCAACTTGAAATCGCACTAGATGAGCGTGGTAATGTTGCAACAACTGATTTTGCCACTAACCAAGCAGGTGTATTTGCCGCTGGTGACATGCGTACAGGTCAGTCTCTGGTTGTCCGTTGTATCAACGAAGGGCGAGAATCAGCGCGTGCGGTAGATGCTTACCTAATGGGTAACACAAATCTTGAAGCAAAAGCAGATTCATTAATGCTTTCTTAACTTTTTACTAAAGTTAATTTTTAATTTAAAGCCAGCTTATAGGAGCTGGCTTTTTTATTGTCATAACTCTCAATATTGATTTTTTCCATTTTCATTTCTCCTTAGTTACTAATAAATAGATGCTTTATTCTCAAAAATTAGATATTTACCAGTAAGCTCCTGTCAGCACTAATCCTTATAACTTACTATATTTCCTTAAGTTAAAAGAAGTTATCGCTATTTTAATACACTTCATAATATTTAAGCCCATTTGTTATGTCTATTTGACCTTTTTGTAAATTATGGGTACTTTGATGAATCGCAGGAAGCAGAGTTGATGATCAGGATGATTATCATATTGATGCAGTAAACCTGTTTATACCAAACAGGTGCAAGGGAGAGTTGCAATGTCACTGTATGACCCATCACTGGAAAAAGATAACTGTGGTTTTGGCCTAATTGCTCATACTGAAGGGCAAACCAGCCACAAACTCGTTCGTACCGCTATATCCGCACTAGATCGCATGACTCACCGTGGTGGTATCGCCGCTGACGGTAAAACAGGTGATGGCTGTGGTCTACTAATCAAAAAGCCTGATAGTTTTTATCGCATTGTTGCTGAAGAAAAAGGCTGGAATCTATCGCGAGAATTTGCCGTGGGGCAGATTTTCTTAAGCCAAGATCCTGTTTTAGCAGAGCAAGCACGAACAATTATTAATGAAGAACTTGCAACTGAAACATTATCAGTAACAGGTTGGCGCCAAGTCCCTGTTAACCCTGCCGTTCTTGGTCCTATAGCTCAAGAGTCCCTACCGAATATTGAGCAAGTATTTATCAATGCCCCTGCAGGCTGGAAACCTCGCGATATTGATCGCCGTCTCTATATTGCCCGTCGCCGCATTGAAAAACGTATTACCGAAGATAGTGATTTCTATATTTGTAGCCTTTCTACTCAAGTAATTGTCTACAAAGGCTTATTTATGCCTTCTGATCTGCCTAAGTTCTACTTAGATTTAGGTGATATTCGTTTAGAGTCTTCAATTTGTTTATTCCACCAGCGCTTTTCAACCAATACCCAACCTCGTTGGCCGTTGGCTCAGCCTTTTCGCTATCTAGCACATAATGGTGAAATCAATACCATCATGGGTAACCGCCAATGGGCCCGTGCTCGTGGTTACAAATTTAGCTCGCCTCTGTTACCCGATTTACAAACAGCAGCGCCATTTGTGAACGAAACAGGCTCAGATTCTTCAAGCCTAGATAATATGCTAGAGCTGTTCTTATCGGGCGGTATGGATCTGTTTCGTGCTATGCGCATGCTTGTGCCACCAGCATGGCAAAACCACCCTGATATGGATCCTGCGCTACGTGCATTCTATGACTTTAACTCCATGCATATGGAGCCATGGGATGGTCCTGCAGGCATCGTTATGTCCGATGGTCGTTATGCCGCCTGTAACCTTGACCGTAATGGTCTTCGCCCTGCTCGTTATGTGATCACCAAAGACAAGTTGATCACCCTCGCTTCTGAAGTCGGTATTTGGGATTACACCCCAGATGAAGTGGCAGAAAAAGGCCGTGTCGGTCCGGGTGAATTACTGGTTATTGATACGAAATTTGGCAAGATCTGGCATTCATCAGACATTGATAACGAACTCATGGGACGTCATCCATATAAAGAGTGGATGGACAGCCATGTAAAACGCTTAACCCCATTTGAACAGCTAGGTGATGAACAAGCAGGCGATCGATCTTTAACTGATGATGAGCTAGCGGTTTACCACAAACAATTTGGTGTGAACCGAGAAGAGCTTGATCAAGTCCTGCGTGTTATTGGTGAAAATGGTCAAGAAGCAACAGGCTCAATGGGTGATGATGCGCCAATGGCAGTATTATCATCAAAAGAGCGTCCGGTGACCGATTACTTCCGCCAAATGTTTGCACAAGTAACCAATCCACCTATCGATCCGCTGCGTGAAAAACACGTGATGTCGCTTGCAACCTGTATTGGTCGCGAAATTAACGTGTTCTGTGAAACAGATAGCCATGCCCAACGTGTCGCATTTGGCTCGCCAGTACTGCTCTACTCCGATCTCGTTCAGCTCCTTGAGCTCGATGATCAATACTATGCCAACAGCATTATTGATATTAACTACAACCCTGCCGAAAAAGATCTAAAACAATCATTGATCGATCTTTGTGATGAAGCAGAGCGCGTCGTAAAAAATGGCGCGGTATTAGTTGTACTTTCAGATCGAGGCATCAACAAAGACAAGCTACCGATTCCTGCAGCAATGGCGGTCGGTGCAGTACAAAAACGCCTTGTTGATAACAACCTACGTTGTGATACCAACATCGTAGTAGAAACAGCAACAGCGCGCGATCCACACCAGTTTGCTGTGCTATTAGGTTTTGGTGCAACGGCGGTTTATCCATACCTTGCTTATGAATCACTCGGTCAGCTTATTGATAGCGGTGCAATCAATAAAACCTACCGTGAAGCGATGACCAACTTCCAGAGCGGCATCAACAAAGGTCTGTTTAAGATCATGTCGAAAATGGGTATTTCTACCATTTCGTCATACCGCTGTTCAATGCTGTTTGAAGCAGTTGGTTTAAGTGATGAAATCGTTGAGCTGTGCTTTAAAGGTGTTTCTAGCCGAATTGCAGGTGCTGACTTTAGCGATTTCCAACAAGATTTAATCAACTTATCCCGTAAAGCATGGTTGAAGCGCAAGCCAATCGAACACGGCGGACTTTTAAAATACGTTCACGGCGGTGAGTTCCACGCCTACAACCCTGATGTAGTCAGCACCCTACAAAAAGCTGTTAAATCAGGCAATTATCAAGACTACTTAGCCTTTGCGAAAGAAGTTAATGAACGCCCTGTTGCTGCTATCCGTGATTTATTTAAGTTAAAAGATGGCACAACCGCGATTCCTCTTGAGCAAGTAGAGGCAGCCACCGAACTGTACAAACGCTTTGACTCAGCCGCTATGTCTATCGGTGCACTTAGCCCTGAGGCACATGAAGCACTCGCCATTGCGATGAACCGCTTAGGGGGTTGCTCGAACTCAGGAGAAGGTGGTGAAGATCCACGCCGCTTTGGTAATGAGCGTAACTCACGTATTAAGCAAGTAGCGTCAGGTCGATTTGGTGTAACGCCACACTACCTTGTGAATGCTGATGTTATTCAGATCAAAGTAGCACAGGGTGCAAAACCAGGTGAAGGTGGTCAGCTACCTGACTATAAAGTCACAACCGAG
The sequence above is a segment of the Photobacterium leiognathi genome. Coding sequences within it:
- the gltB gene encoding glutamate synthase large subunit; its protein translation is MSLYDPSLEKDNCGFGLIAHTEGQTSHKLVRTAISALDRMTHRGGIAADGKTGDGCGLLIKKPDSFYRIVAEEKGWNLSREFAVGQIFLSQDPVLAEQARTIINEELATETLSVTGWRQVPVNPAVLGPIAQESLPNIEQVFINAPAGWKPRDIDRRLYIARRRIEKRITEDSDFYICSLSTQVIVYKGLFMPSDLPKFYLDLGDIRLESSICLFHQRFSTNTQPRWPLAQPFRYLAHNGEINTIMGNRQWARARGYKFSSPLLPDLQTAAPFVNETGSDSSSLDNMLELFLSGGMDLFRAMRMLVPPAWQNHPDMDPALRAFYDFNSMHMEPWDGPAGIVMSDGRYAACNLDRNGLRPARYVITKDKLITLASEVGIWDYTPDEVAEKGRVGPGELLVIDTKFGKIWHSSDIDNELMGRHPYKEWMDSHVKRLTPFEQLGDEQAGDRSLTDDELAVYHKQFGVNREELDQVLRVIGENGQEATGSMGDDAPMAVLSSKERPVTDYFRQMFAQVTNPPIDPLREKHVMSLATCIGREINVFCETDSHAQRVAFGSPVLLYSDLVQLLELDDQYYANSIIDINYNPAEKDLKQSLIDLCDEAERVVKNGAVLVVLSDRGINKDKLPIPAAMAVGAVQKRLVDNNLRCDTNIVVETATARDPHQFAVLLGFGATAVYPYLAYESLGQLIDSGAINKTYREAMTNFQSGINKGLFKIMSKMGISTISSYRCSMLFEAVGLSDEIVELCFKGVSSRIAGADFSDFQQDLINLSRKAWLKRKPIEHGGLLKYVHGGEFHAYNPDVVSTLQKAVKSGNYQDYLAFAKEVNERPVAAIRDLFKLKDGTTAIPLEQVEAATELYKRFDSAAMSIGALSPEAHEALAIAMNRLGGCSNSGEGGEDPRRFGNERNSRIKQVASGRFGVTPHYLVNADVIQIKVAQGAKPGEGGQLPDYKVTTEIAKLRYAVPGVTLISPPPHHDIYSIEDLAQLIFDLKQVNPSAMVSVKLVSEPGVGTIATGVAKAYADLITISGYDGGTGASPLTSVKYAGSPWELGLAETQQALVTNGLRHKIRLQVDGGLKTGLDVVKAAILGAESFGFGTAPMVALGCKYLRICHLNNCATGVATQDEKLRRDFFKGLPEQVMNYFIGVGEEVREILAQLGVEKLTDLIGRTDLLETLEGFTAKQTKLDLSPILAAPTPKEGKTLYCSEANTPFDNAELSQALLEQILPAIESRSGGDFYFDICNTDRSIGARLSGEIAQRYGNQGMSANPVTLHLTGTAGQSFGVWNAGGLNLKLTGDANDYVGKGMTGGIISIRPPQGSAFKSSDATIIGNTCLYGANDGKLFAAGKAGERFAVRNSGTIAVVEGAGDNACEYMIGGIVAILGKTGVNFGAGMTGGFAYILDEDGDFAGRVNPELVEALPLDELNIHQEHLRGLIDRHLQETGSCRAQEILANFDQWIPKFYLAKPKSADINTLLGHQSRSASELRLQAQ